The following coding sequences lie in one Amycolatopsis cihanbeyliensis genomic window:
- a CDS encoding N-acetylmuramoyl-L-alanine amidase translates to MPVRRLATAASTVLLVAGLAATPSTAEPMPADQRRQQAFAAAAAEFGVPERVLLGVSYLESRWDHNGGTPSTGAGYGPMHLTDLRAAGGGTHHDEGGEDPRGDSARPPLLPQAPAAPKPQPALQTVDLAAELTGTDPATLRTDPGQNIRGGAALLAHYQHALGHGTGSPADWYGAVARYGGATESTAAAAFADEVFSVIANGQHRRTDDGQRVRLAGDPGIVPARAQLAELDLRNPDQSEVECPREISCEWIPAPYQELPGDDYGNHDKANRPEDQQIEYIVIHDTEGYWDTALRLVQDPTYVSWHYTLRSADGHIAQHVPTRDVGWHAGNWYVNAKSIGLEHEGFAAQGTWYTEAMYRSSAKLVRHLAERYDIPLDRAHIIGHDNVPGTVPDRVAQMHWDPGPYWDWAHYFDLMGAPFEGGQVRPGSHLLEIAPEFTANRPEFLGCDRDNPTAPCPSRGSASVVLRTEPRPDASLLTDVGLHPDGSPATMRVSDIGSRTETGQRYAVAEVRGGWTAVWYLGQKGWFHNPPEAPAAHAVRGSMAVAKPGLGPIPVYGRAYPEAGAYPDGKTPQRIVPLQYELPPGQRYSVGWGGRSEYYSATTFDPAEHVVVRGDTRYVQIQFGHRFAYVKAKDVLILPATR, encoded by the coding sequence ATGCCTGTGCGCCGCCTGGCCACCGCCGCCTCGACCGTCCTGCTCGTCGCCGGGCTGGCGGCCACCCCGTCCACCGCGGAGCCGATGCCCGCGGACCAACGGCGCCAGCAGGCCTTCGCGGCCGCGGCCGCCGAGTTCGGGGTTCCCGAGCGTGTGTTGCTCGGCGTCTCCTACCTGGAGTCCCGCTGGGACCACAACGGGGGCACCCCGAGCACCGGCGCGGGCTACGGACCGATGCACCTCACCGACCTGCGCGCGGCGGGCGGGGGCACGCACCACGACGAGGGCGGCGAGGACCCGCGCGGGGACAGCGCGCGGCCACCGCTGCTGCCGCAGGCACCGGCAGCCCCGAAACCGCAACCGGCGCTGCAGACCGTGGACCTCGCCGCCGAGCTGACCGGCACCGACCCGGCGACGCTGCGCACCGACCCCGGGCAGAACATCCGCGGCGGAGCGGCGCTGCTCGCGCACTACCAGCACGCACTGGGCCACGGCACCGGCAGCCCCGCGGACTGGTACGGCGCCGTGGCCCGCTACGGCGGTGCCACCGAGAGCACCGCGGCGGCCGCGTTCGCCGACGAGGTGTTCTCGGTGATCGCGAACGGCCAGCACCGGCGCACCGACGACGGGCAGCGGGTGCGGCTGGCCGGCGACCCCGGCATCGTCCCCGCCAGGGCGCAGCTCGCCGAGCTCGACCTCCGCAATCCCGATCAGTCCGAAGTAGAGTGTCCACGGGAGATCTCGTGCGAGTGGATTCCCGCTCCGTACCAAGAACTTCCCGGCGATGACTACGGTAACCACGACAAGGCGAACCGCCCGGAAGACCAGCAGATCGAGTACATCGTCATCCACGACACCGAGGGCTACTGGGACACCGCGTTGCGGCTGGTGCAGGACCCGACCTACGTGAGTTGGCACTACACCCTGCGGTCCGCCGACGGGCACATCGCCCAGCACGTGCCCACCAGGGACGTCGGCTGGCACGCCGGAAACTGGTACGTCAACGCCAAGTCGATCGGCCTCGAGCACGAAGGTTTCGCCGCGCAGGGCACCTGGTACACCGAGGCGATGTACCGCAGCTCGGCCAAACTGGTGCGGCACCTGGCCGAGCGGTACGACATCCCGCTGGACCGCGCGCACATCATCGGGCACGACAACGTTCCCGGCACCGTCCCGGATCGGGTCGCCCAGATGCACTGGGACCCGGGGCCGTACTGGGACTGGGCGCACTACTTCGACCTGATGGGCGCACCGTTCGAGGGCGGCCAGGTGCGCCCGGGCTCGCACCTGCTGGAGATCGCCCCCGAGTTCACCGCCAACCGGCCGGAGTTCCTCGGCTGCGACCGGGACAACCCCACCGCCCCGTGCCCTTCCCGCGGCTCGGCCTCGGTGGTGCTGCGCACCGAGCCGCGGCCGGACGCGTCACTGTTGACCGACGTCGGGCTGCACCCGGACGGCTCACCCGCCACCATGCGAGTGTCCGACATCGGCAGCCGCACCGAGACCGGTCAGCGGTACGCCGTGGCCGAGGTCCGCGGTGGCTGGACCGCGGTCTGGTACCTGGGCCAGAAGGGCTGGTTCCACAACCCACCGGAGGCGCCGGCCGCGCACGCGGTGCGCGGCAGCATGGCGGTGGCCAAGCCCGGCCTCGGTCCGATCCCGGTCTACGGCAGGGCATACCCGGAGGCCGGGGCCTACCCGGACGGCAAGACCCCGCAGCGGATCGTGCCGCTGCAGTACGAGCTGCCGCCGGGACAACGCTACTCGGTGGGCTGGGGCGGGCGGTCGGAGTACTACTCCGCCACCACCTTCGACCCGGCCGAGCACGTCGTGGTCCGGGGCGACACCCGGTACGTGCAGATCCAGTTCGGCCACCGGTTCGCCTACGTCAAGGCGAAGGACGTGCTGATCCTGCCCGCGACGCGGTAG
- a CDS encoding MerR family transcriptional regulator: MNDASSLLSISAFARTVGLTPSALRFYDDCGVLRPARVDEATGYRHYGTDQQQRAIMLRTLRRAGLPLPEVVEALDGTAEDTRHLLRAHLDRIRQESTAARAAVEDLLRTLPEPAAEVTLGGAELASAIRQVVPAAGTDPAYPQLTHVLIELDEAEVRLVATDRYRLALRVLEPARTGGCARVLVPGMEVQELGRWVMAQPEVVFEFGEAETTVRAGAQARSLRATQDTFPAYREILDGLPPRPHRVIVDRTRLREALPAEAGRVVLSVAEQRLLVDDGAALPATCLGSAPRIAFDPAVLGPALEASVGPDVLLEIGEPFEPVVVRSADQGSFTVLVMPVELPG; encoded by the coding sequence ATGAACGATGCTTCCTCGTTGTTGAGTATCAGTGCGTTCGCCCGAACGGTGGGCCTCACCCCGAGTGCGTTGCGGTTCTACGACGACTGCGGCGTGCTGCGGCCGGCCCGGGTGGACGAGGCCACCGGGTACCGCCATTACGGCACTGACCAGCAGCAACGGGCGATCATGTTGCGCACCCTGCGCCGGGCCGGGCTCCCGTTGCCCGAGGTCGTCGAGGCGCTGGACGGCACGGCCGAGGACACCCGGCACCTGCTCCGGGCGCACCTGGACCGGATCCGGCAGGAGTCGACCGCGGCCCGGGCCGCGGTCGAGGACTTGCTGCGCACCCTGCCCGAGCCCGCGGCCGAGGTGACGCTCGGCGGCGCGGAGCTGGCCAGCGCGATACGCCAGGTGGTCCCGGCGGCCGGGACCGACCCGGCGTACCCGCAGCTGACCCACGTGCTGATCGAGCTGGACGAGGCCGAGGTCCGGTTGGTGGCTACCGACCGCTACCGGCTTGCACTGCGCGTGCTCGAGCCCGCGCGGACGGGTGGCTGTGCCCGGGTGCTCGTACCCGGCATGGAGGTGCAGGAACTCGGCCGGTGGGTGATGGCGCAGCCCGAGGTGGTGTTCGAGTTCGGCGAGGCGGAGACCACGGTGCGGGCCGGCGCGCAGGCCCGCTCGCTGCGGGCGACCCAGGACACCTTCCCTGCTTACCGGGAGATCCTGGACGGCCTGCCGCCCCGGCCGCATCGGGTGATCGTGGACCGGACCCGGTTGCGCGAGGCGCTACCTGCCGAGGCGGGGCGGGTGGTGCTGAGCGTGGCCGAGCAGCGGCTGCTGGTCGACGACGGCGCCGCCCTGCCCGCCACCTGCCTCGGTTCGGCGCCACGAATCGCGTTCGATCCCGCGGTGCTCGGCCCCGCGCTGGAGGCGAGCGTCGGGCCGGATGTGCTGCTGGAGATCGGCGAACCGTTCGAACCGGTGGTGGTCCGCTCGGCGGATCAGGGCAGCTTCACCGTGCTCGTCATGCCGGTCGAACTGCCCGGATAG
- the wecB gene encoding non-hydrolyzing UDP-N-acetylglucosamine 2-epimerase — protein sequence MRIMLLAGTRPEAVKLAPLALALDAHPDLDRTLVHSGQHAGLVEQALEPFGLAVDARLRIPPRHTGSQAELVASLLPAMDDLLRAHRPDALMVQGDTATVLAGALAAFWLRVPVVHLEAGLRTRDLSAPFPEEGTRQMVARIAALHLVPTEGAAAALRAERVPHDRIVYTGNTVVDAVLAIAAMDLPAENPALAQVEAELATTGGRLALVTSHRRESWGEPMARTFTAIRALVADHPDIRVLLPAHPNPAVRDQAEAELGGLPEVRITDPLGYPDLVRALRLSAVVLTDSGGIQEEAPSFGTPVLVLREVTERMEAVRAGCAWLVGTDPELIAKTAGAALSGTLRAAAAPNPYGDGAAAARAVAALERLATRG from the coding sequence GTGCGGATCATGCTACTCGCCGGAACCCGGCCAGAGGCGGTGAAGCTGGCCCCGCTGGCGCTGGCCCTGGACGCGCACCCCGACCTCGACCGGACGCTGGTGCACAGTGGTCAGCACGCCGGGCTGGTCGAGCAGGCGCTCGAGCCGTTCGGCCTGGCCGTCGACGCGAGATTGAGGATCCCGCCACGACACACCGGATCGCAAGCCGAACTGGTGGCGAGTCTGCTACCGGCGATGGACGACCTGCTACGCGCGCACCGGCCGGATGCGCTGATGGTACAGGGGGACACGGCCACGGTACTGGCCGGTGCGCTGGCCGCGTTCTGGTTGCGGGTTCCGGTCGTGCACCTGGAGGCCGGGCTGCGCACCCGCGACCTGTCCGCGCCCTTCCCGGAGGAGGGAACCCGCCAGATGGTTGCGCGGATCGCCGCGCTGCACCTGGTGCCCACCGAGGGGGCGGCGGCGGCGTTGCGGGCCGAACGGGTCCCCCACGACCGGATCGTGTATACCGGCAACACCGTGGTGGATGCCGTGCTGGCCATCGCGGCGATGGATCTGCCCGCCGAGAACCCCGCACTCGCCCAGGTCGAGGCGGAACTGGCCACCACCGGTGGCCGGCTGGCACTGGTCACCTCGCACCGCAGGGAGTCCTGGGGGGAACCGATGGCGCGCACGTTCACCGCGATACGCGCGCTCGTCGCCGACCATCCGGACATCCGGGTGCTGCTACCCGCGCATCCGAACCCCGCCGTGCGGGACCAGGCCGAGGCCGAACTGGGTGGCCTGCCCGAGGTGCGGATCACCGATCCACTCGGCTACCCGGATCTGGTCCGCGCGCTACGACTGTCCGCTGTGGTGCTGACCGACTCCGGGGGCATTCAGGAGGAGGCACCCAGCTTCGGTACGCCGGTGCTGGTACTGCGCGAGGTGACCGAACGGATGGAGGCGGTGCGGGCCGGATGCGCGTGGCTCGTAGGGACCGATCCGGAACTGATCGCCAAGACCGCGGGCGCGGCGCTGTCCGGCACGTTACGCGCCGCGGCGGCGCCGAATCCCTACGGTGACGGGGCGGCGGCGGCACGGGCGGTCGCCGCGCTCGAGCGACTGGCGACGCGGGGCTGA
- a CDS encoding glycosyltransferase, which yields MSVAFIVYVVVIVVPYLRRKPYPAGDPDTFEWHFIVPCLDEQAVIGDTVRYLRGTFDTAHVWVVDDDSADRTAQVVRALSPREDGTPDPYLHLVRRRRPQARTGKGDALNAAYRALLDWSGRHIPKDRTIVAVVDADGRPAADCLAVCAANHLFGDAGVGAVQLDVWMSNRDTEPAHRSWWRRKFGMKLAQLQDLEFRTAIAAIQNSRGYTGTISMGGNGQFTRLSALDSIAGQDGRPWRGSLLEDFELGVHLLTAGWRTGFTTDSHVSQEGLYSLRRFLTQRTRWGQGTMQCGRYLRRIWDSPHLSTLGAAEMMYYLAQPWMQLVGSLLYPIPFLVLLFTTAGDPARVWEWFSDGAWILFAIYGSFGLAPFVIWGPVYQMKCLRSRNILRGIGMGFAYAAYIYTFYITSWRAVLRLIRRRNGWAKTRRNTELDGKPGRPAPRRPVASDMG from the coding sequence ATGAGTGTGGCGTTCATCGTCTACGTCGTCGTGATCGTGGTGCCCTACCTGCGCCGCAAGCCGTACCCGGCGGGCGATCCGGACACCTTCGAATGGCACTTCATCGTGCCCTGCCTGGATGAGCAAGCCGTGATCGGCGACACCGTGCGTTACCTGCGCGGCACCTTCGACACGGCGCACGTGTGGGTGGTTGACGACGACTCCGCGGACCGCACGGCACAGGTGGTGCGGGCGCTGTCCCCGCGGGAGGACGGCACGCCGGATCCGTACCTGCACCTGGTGCGGCGTCGCCGGCCACAAGCTCGCACCGGCAAGGGCGACGCGCTGAACGCCGCCTATCGCGCCCTCCTCGACTGGAGCGGCAGGCACATCCCGAAGGACCGCACGATCGTCGCCGTGGTGGACGCCGACGGCAGGCCCGCGGCCGACTGCCTTGCGGTGTGCGCGGCGAACCACCTGTTCGGCGACGCCGGTGTCGGAGCCGTGCAGCTGGACGTCTGGATGAGCAACCGGGACACCGAGCCGGCGCACCGGTCCTGGTGGCGGCGGAAGTTCGGGATGAAGCTGGCGCAGCTGCAGGATCTCGAGTTCCGGACCGCGATCGCCGCGATCCAGAACTCGCGCGGCTACACCGGTACCATCTCCATGGGTGGCAACGGACAGTTCACCCGGCTGTCCGCATTGGACTCCATTGCCGGGCAGGACGGGAGGCCGTGGCGTGGTTCCCTGCTCGAGGACTTCGAACTCGGGGTACACCTGCTCACCGCGGGCTGGCGCACCGGGTTCACCACGGACTCGCACGTCTCCCAGGAAGGCCTGTACAGCCTGCGCCGGTTTCTCACCCAGCGCACCCGCTGGGGGCAGGGCACCATGCAGTGCGGTCGTTACCTGCGGCGGATCTGGGACTCACCGCATCTGAGTACGCTCGGGGCGGCGGAGATGATGTACTACCTCGCCCAGCCATGGATGCAGTTGGTCGGTTCGTTGCTCTACCCGATCCCGTTCCTGGTGCTGCTGTTCACCACGGCGGGCGACCCGGCACGGGTATGGGAATGGTTCAGTGACGGTGCCTGGATCCTGTTCGCCATCTACGGCTCGTTCGGGCTGGCCCCGTTCGTCATCTGGGGGCCGGTGTACCAGATGAAATGCCTGCGCAGCCGGAACATCCTGCGCGGGATCGGGATGGGATTCGCCTACGCGGCGTACATCTACACCTTCTACATCACCTCGTGGCGCGCGGTGCTGCGGCTCATTCGCCGGCGGAATGGTTGGGCGAAGACCCGGCGCAACACCGAACTCGACGGGAAACCCGGACGCCCGGCACCGCGTCGCCCGGTCGCGAGCGATATGGGCTGA
- the xrtP gene encoding exosortase P, producing the protein MAIGAVLAILLGLVLVERAYRTLEITLSGAIISVISSNEVHVAGGRETVYFNLGGDDPIGLRMTPECSSVFMLMPLLLVTSVLLWLRPRQAKRLIGSLLIAGAAVIAVNQVRVLAIVGLVDWLGVTEGYYWGHTLMGSLVSVLGGALALVLFVWLGTRNGRTGGERS; encoded by the coding sequence ATGGCCATCGGGGCCGTGCTCGCGATACTCCTCGGTCTGGTACTCGTCGAGCGCGCCTATCGCACGCTGGAGATAACACTCTCCGGCGCCATCATCAGCGTTATTAGCTCTAACGAGGTACATGTCGCGGGCGGGCGGGAAACCGTCTATTTCAATCTGGGTGGCGACGACCCGATCGGATTACGGATGACGCCGGAATGCTCCTCGGTGTTCATGCTGATGCCACTACTGCTGGTCACGTCGGTACTGCTGTGGTTGCGACCCCGGCAGGCCAAGCGGCTGATCGGTTCGCTGCTCATCGCCGGTGCGGCGGTCATCGCGGTCAACCAGGTCAGGGTGCTCGCCATCGTCGGGCTGGTTGACTGGCTCGGCGTCACCGAGGGCTACTACTGGGGGCACACCCTGATGGGCTCGCTGGTCAGCGTGCTGGGCGGCGCGCTGGCGCTGGTGCTGTTCGTGTGGTTGGGCACCCGCAACGGCAGGACGGGCGGAGAACGCTCGTGA
- a CDS encoding choice-of-anchor P family protein — protein sequence MKTHTWRRTGLLVIATAATVLAGAAPAAAAPGDASAYGARLNVTLVGADAVNLGPFAEVSTAGQYGTFTNTFAGVDAPGILSTGVIETEATFDEQTGAVSSRATTADVDLPVLSALPFVDPAGAEAITAECMATEEGVSGSSTLAGLNLGGLADVAVEPAANTVVEIRLPLLDTLVGRITLNEQIQNDDGSLTVNAFHLELLAAPLGTGDLVISSATCGPAGLPIPLASGAGLWIGLGLLGAAAIPATIHFVRKRGATNADVPA from the coding sequence ATGAAGACGCATACCTGGCGTCGGACCGGGCTCCTGGTCATCGCGACCGCGGCCACGGTCCTCGCCGGCGCCGCTCCCGCGGCCGCGGCACCGGGCGACGCCTCAGCGTACGGAGCGCGGCTCAACGTGACACTGGTCGGCGCGGACGCCGTGAATCTCGGTCCGTTCGCCGAGGTCAGCACCGCGGGCCAGTACGGGACCTTTACCAACACCTTCGCCGGGGTCGACGCACCGGGCATCCTGAGCACGGGCGTCATCGAGACCGAGGCGACCTTCGACGAGCAGACCGGAGCGGTCAGCTCGCGGGCGACCACCGCGGACGTGGACCTACCCGTGCTGAGCGCGTTGCCATTCGTCGACCCGGCCGGGGCGGAGGCGATCACCGCCGAGTGCATGGCGACCGAGGAGGGCGTGTCCGGCAGCAGCACGCTGGCCGGGCTGAACCTCGGCGGGCTGGCGGATGTGGCGGTCGAGCCCGCGGCGAACACGGTGGTGGAGATCCGGTTGCCGTTGCTGGACACCCTCGTCGGCCGGATCACGCTCAACGAGCAGATACAGAACGACGACGGCAGCCTGACCGTGAACGCCTTCCACCTGGAGCTGCTCGCGGCCCCGCTGGGCACCGGCGATCTGGTGATCTCGTCGGCGACCTGCGGCCCCGCCGGCCTGCCGATCCCGCTGGCCTCCGGTGCGGGGTTGTGGATCGGGCTCGGCCTGCTCGGCGCCGCGGCCATCCCGGCGACCATCCACTTCGTCCGCAAACGCGGCGCGACCAACGCGGATGTGCCGGCCTGA
- a CDS encoding peptidase yields the protein MYKPPGAGVGTAGGSVGTLATTGADLGWWLAAGVTLIALGVIAMIAVHQRNRKLHREVS from the coding sequence ATGTACAAACCGCCGGGAGCCGGCGTCGGCACGGCGGGGGGCAGCGTCGGAACGCTGGCCACCACCGGTGCCGACCTCGGCTGGTGGCTGGCCGCGGGCGTCACCCTGATCGCGCTCGGCGTGATCGCGATGATCGCCGTCCACCAGCGGAACCGGAAGCTGCATCGGGAGGTGTCGTGA
- the tsaD gene encoding tRNA (adenosine(37)-N6)-threonylcarbamoyltransferase complex transferase subunit TsaD: MARIILGIESSCDETGVGLVRLRDDGGVELLADEVASSVEQHARFGGVVPEVASRAHLEAMTPTVRRAFETANLELSDVDAVAVTAGPGLAGALLVGVAAAKAYAVALDVPLYGVNHLAGHIAVDTVQHGGLPSPCLALLVSGGHTQLLRVDGIANAITEIGSTVDDAAGEAYDKVARVLDLPYPGGPPIDKAARNGNPEAIAFPRGMTGPRDAPFDFSFSGLKTAVARWVEAAQRRGESIPVDDVAASFQEAVADVLTAKAVRAALDSGVSTLVISGGVAANSRLSTLAQERCAAAGIELRIPRPRLCTDNGAMIAALGAHLLAADVAPSELDFSAQPALPVGTVSV, translated from the coding sequence ATGGCGCGAATCATCCTGGGAATCGAGAGCTCCTGCGACGAGACCGGCGTCGGGCTGGTCCGGCTGCGAGACGACGGCGGGGTCGAGTTGCTCGCCGACGAGGTCGCCTCCAGCGTCGAGCAGCACGCCCGGTTCGGGGGCGTGGTACCGGAGGTGGCCAGCAGGGCACACCTCGAAGCGATGACCCCGACCGTGCGCAGGGCCTTCGAAACGGCGAACCTCGAACTATCCGATGTGGACGCCGTCGCGGTCACGGCGGGACCCGGACTCGCCGGTGCTTTGCTGGTCGGGGTCGCCGCCGCGAAGGCCTATGCCGTCGCGCTGGATGTCCCCCTGTACGGCGTCAACCATCTGGCGGGGCATATCGCGGTGGACACCGTGCAACACGGCGGACTTCCGTCCCCGTGCCTTGCGCTTCTGGTATCCGGCGGGCATACCCAACTGCTGCGGGTGGACGGCATCGCGAACGCCATCACCGAAATCGGATCCACAGTGGACGATGCTGCGGGTGAGGCCTACGACAAGGTGGCCAGGGTGCTCGACCTGCCCTACCCCGGTGGTCCACCGATCGACAAGGCCGCGCGCAACGGAAACCCCGAGGCGATCGCGTTCCCACGCGGGATGACCGGTCCCAGGGACGCGCCCTTCGACTTCTCCTTCTCCGGGCTCAAGACCGCGGTCGCGCGCTGGGTCGAGGCCGCGCAGCGGCGCGGGGAGTCCATCCCGGTCGACGACGTGGCCGCGTCCTTCCAGGAAGCAGTCGCGGACGTGCTCACCGCGAAAGCGGTACGAGCGGCTTTGGACTCGGGAGTCAGCACACTGGTGATCTCCGGCGGAGTAGCGGCCAACTCCCGACTGTCCACATTGGCACAGGAGCGTTGCGCCGCAGCCGGGATCGAACTCCGTATCCCGCGTCCACGACTGTGCACGGACAACGGTGCGATGATCGCCGCGCTCGGCGCACACCTGCTTGCCGCGGACGTCGCACCGTCCGAGCTGGACTTCTCGGCGCAACCGGCCCTACCGGTCGGCACCGTGTCGGTCTGA
- the rimI gene encoding ribosomal protein S18-alanine N-acetyltransferase → MKLEPLRSKHIRRCVGIEHILFTGDSPWSARAFRSELDAGGHYLVALTPEGEVAGYAGLAVAGRRGEWESNVNTIGVDPAFQHQGVGTALLRALLAKADELDAPVFLEVRTDNVAAIALYERHGFTRIGMRKRYYQPSGADAYTMARPARGGSGEATG, encoded by the coding sequence GTGAAACTGGAACCGTTGCGTAGCAAGCATATTCGCCGATGTGTCGGGATCGAGCACATCCTGTTCACCGGGGACAGCCCGTGGAGCGCGCGTGCCTTCCGCTCCGAGCTCGACGCGGGCGGTCACTATCTCGTCGCGCTCACCCCCGAAGGTGAGGTCGCGGGCTACGCGGGTCTCGCCGTCGCAGGCAGGCGCGGCGAGTGGGAGTCCAATGTGAACACCATCGGCGTGGACCCCGCCTTCCAACACCAGGGCGTCGGAACCGCACTGCTGCGTGCGCTGCTGGCCAAGGCCGACGAGCTGGATGCCCCCGTCTTCCTCGAGGTGCGCACCGACAACGTCGCCGCGATCGCGTTGTACGAGCGGCATGGCTTTACCCGGATCGGGATGCGCAAACGCTATTACCAGCCATCGGGGGCCGACGCCTACACCATGGCGCGCCCCGCGCGCGGCGGCTCCGGGGAGGCGACGGGCTGA
- the tsaB gene encoding tRNA (adenosine(37)-N6)-threonylcarbamoyltransferase complex dimerization subunit type 1 TsaB, whose translation MLVLALDTATPAITAGVVELERTRLTVLGERVTLNPRAHGELLTPQMLQAAGQAGIRLPELDAVVCGNGPGPYTGLRAGLATAAALAHGLGIPAYPVCTLDAIAAETTTTEPFLVVTDARRREVYWAGYDEAGRRTDGPRVQRPAEVSSAIRLAAGNGAQLYADAAEPGAVRVIPPAQPSPRGLVTAAREELLASAAPAPLTPLYLRRPDAAEPGARKRVSTP comes from the coding sequence GTGCTCGTACTCGCCCTCGACACGGCGACCCCGGCCATCACCGCCGGCGTCGTCGAGCTGGAACGCACGCGACTCACCGTGCTCGGCGAGCGCGTGACGCTGAACCCACGCGCGCACGGCGAACTGCTCACCCCGCAGATGCTGCAGGCGGCCGGGCAGGCCGGTATCCGGTTGCCCGAGCTCGACGCGGTGGTCTGCGGTAACGGCCCCGGACCGTACACCGGCTTGCGCGCGGGCCTGGCCACGGCGGCCGCACTCGCGCACGGCTTGGGCATCCCGGCGTACCCGGTGTGCACGCTGGACGCCATCGCCGCCGAGACCACCACCACCGAACCGTTCCTCGTGGTGACCGACGCGCGCAGGCGTGAGGTGTACTGGGCCGGCTACGACGAAGCGGGCCGCCGCACCGATGGGCCGCGAGTGCAGCGACCCGCCGAGGTGTCCTCGGCGATTCGCCTGGCGGCGGGGAACGGAGCCCAGCTCTACGCCGACGCGGCCGAGCCGGGTGCGGTACGCGTGATCCCGCCCGCCCAGCCGAGCCCGCGCGGCCTGGTCACGGCCGCCAGGGAGGAGCTGCTCGCGAGCGCGGCACCCGCCCCGCTGACCCCGCTGTACCTGCGCAGGCCGGACGCCGCCGAACCGGGAGCGCGGAAGCGGGTGAGCACACCGTGA
- the tsaE gene encoding tRNA (adenosine(37)-N6)-threonylcarbamoyltransferase complex ATPase subunit type 1 TsaE, with protein sequence MRIELTTPEDTMDFGRRIGGWLLAGDLVLLAGPLGAGKTTLTRGIAEGLGVSGRVSSPTFVLARTHPAGPAGVALLHVDAYRLGGDLAQLDDLDLDTDLDSAAVVAEWGEGVAEQLSEDYLVVRLERREDDARLVRLEPHGAWSDRLPRDYLDDVPGPAR encoded by the coding sequence ATGAGGATCGAACTCACTACGCCCGAGGACACCATGGATTTCGGGCGCCGGATCGGCGGTTGGCTGCTGGCGGGCGATCTGGTGCTGCTGGCGGGCCCGCTCGGAGCCGGGAAGACCACCCTGACCAGGGGGATCGCCGAGGGGCTCGGGGTGTCCGGGCGGGTCAGTTCGCCCACGTTCGTGCTTGCCAGGACGCATCCAGCGGGACCGGCAGGGGTGGCGCTTCTGCACGTGGACGCGTACCGGCTGGGTGGCGACCTCGCTCAGCTCGATGACCTCGACCTGGACACCGATCTGGACAGTGCGGCCGTGGTAGCCGAGTGGGGCGAGGGTGTGGCCGAGCAGCTCTCCGAGGACTATCTGGTGGTGCGGCTCGAGCGCCGTGAGGACGATGCGCGGCTGGTACGGCTGGAACCACACGGTGCCTGGAGCGACCGCCTGCCCCGGGATTACCTCGACGACGTCCCCGGTCCGGCGCGATAG